A window of Schistocerca serialis cubense isolate TAMUIC-IGC-003099 chromosome 1, iqSchSeri2.2, whole genome shotgun sequence genomic DNA:
TCAACATGTGCAGCATAGATATCAAAATGTTTTTACATATCAATGGATAAGCCATCTCTTCCAGTTTGGACAGCATTGTACACTATTTGAGCAGAATGTCCTACACCTATTGCAGTACCAGATaaaaagagtgaagcacccagaagagatggaggaaacaaaataaaacttcaggGGTGAGAAAGAATTCAGCAATATGAGACCACTTATCAGTGTTGTGTTGCACTCCATCTGGCCTGGATGCTTGCACTGGTTCAGTTGGgaggggtgtcataaagccattgtatcacCTCCTGAAGCAAGGTAGCCCACAACtgtagtacgagggtcactccaaaagaaatgcacactatttttgtaaaaatacagttttcattctgcatatgtgaaagttttacagtgtgtagatacacccttcccacttgttttcaaacttgttcaacctgttcccgtgagtggcaccgtcacagcatgtcttcaagttggctgctacacttgacattcgtcagaagcaacatgctgtcatagaattcctgtgctgtgaaaacgagacagtgggaaacatccacaagaggttgaaaaaggtgtatggagatgctgctgtcgatcgcagtacagttagtcggtgggcaagcaggttacatgatgaaagcggacacggcaatattgaggattgtcctcgcaacggcaggcctcgtactgcacacactccagacaatgtgcagagagttaacaaattggtgactgctgacacatgcatcacagtgaacgaattgtcacgctatgttgggatagggggaggaagtgtttgcaggatactgaaagtgttggcattaaaaaaggtttgtgccaggtgagctcccaggatgttgacagtggctcacaaagaaacaagaaaaacagcatgcagcaaacttttggaacagtacaagaatggtggagatgaatttcttggaagaactgtgacaggtgataaaacatggctccatcatttttcaccagagacgaagaggcaatcagtggagtggcatcatgcaaattcacccaagaaaaaaaaattcaaaaccacaccttctgctggaaaagttatggctacagtctACAGTGTTTTTCAATTCcatgtggaaccaccataaattcttatgcatccgccttacagtcatgacatggctccatgtgactatcatctctttgggaaactgaaagactctcttcgtggaacacggtttgaagatgacgactcccttgtgcacgctgccagacagtggctccaacaggttggtccagaattttaccgtgctggtatacgggcgctggttccaagatggtgtaaggcagttgagagagatggaaattatgtgtagaaatgaaaatattgttcctaaagggtgtatctacacacagtaaaactttccaacatgtagaataaaagatggatttaaaaaaaaatagtgtgcatttcttttggagtgaccctcatagctGGCCCTTGATACTTGCACTGGGATTGAGTTGATGTACAAACTAGTCAAACTCATTTTACTCACCTTATAGTTGAGATGTTGAGTTGCCGACAGGTACAACAGAATGACTGCTAAACAAGTATTAGAAATACAGCTAAATGCTTTGCACTTCCAGCAACAAAAGTTCACCAAGTCCAACACTCCCACTATCATGTGTTTATTTGAATTTAAAACCTAAACATAAAAGGAAGCAGCTTGAAATCTATCTTGTTAAAAATCCATCATCACTGAAATAAACTGTGCTGCTTTCAGTTCCTTAATTATTTAGTGACACAGTCATGTTAATGATAATAGATTTGATTTTGATCTACAAGTGTGAGATCACCTAGTAGATCAATGATTTAATTATCAGTGGTGCAGTCCATGGGCCAGAAATCTACGTGTCCATTACTGTGTGGTATTCAAATGTGGCTCCTTGTGCATATTTGAAACGACTTTCGCCAAAAAGTAGTATTAACTTTTTAATCTTGATGAGTTAATGTGGAGTGTAGTTTCATATTTGTTGGACTTCATCTAAGTTGCTGAGCCAGTGCATCATCTATATCCACTGCTAAATTTCACACCACAAACTGTGCACTCAGCTTCTCACCACATTCTTTATAAACAGTAAttcttgcagcttcttattgtttAGTTTGTGCTTGCATTTTCCCATGATTAACACAGGCAATATTAACAGAAAGTTCTGCATGTCACTGCCATAACCCTTGGAAACAAACTACAGTATAACACACTGAAGTTAGAAGACAAGTAATAGTTTACAAGATGATGGTACCATCAAGTTTCCAAAAGAATTTCTATATTATATTGGAATGGATTACCAATCGTTTTAGTTTTTTTGACTGAATGAAGCTTAGTGCTGATGTTCCAAAACTTCAGGCAAACAAAGCATTATATCAGGACAGGCAATTTGAAATTAAGAAATCAGGACATTTTGCTATCTCCAAAGAGGGTTTGGGTATTCTGGCATATTTCTGTAAAAAATTGGGATGCATGGGAATGGTAGTTTAGTCACTCTCTCTGTGTCCTCAAGTCAGTACATGGGAAAGCTAGTTTAGACACTCTCTGTGCCCTCAAGTCAGTACTGGAAATATACTATTACACAATGTGGCATAGTGGTAAGACACTGAACTCATATTTGTAAGGATGGCACTTCAAATCCCCctctggccatccacatttagcttttctgtgattttcctaaaggTCTTGCGTCAAATGCTGGAATGGCTACTTTGAAAGGGCTTAgcctatttccttctccatccattCTTCACTTTCCTCAAGACATCACTGACAGTgtgttaaaacctaatcttccttttttCTCAGAAACATACCTAATGTAATGATTCAAAATGTTACAAACATTATGTTACACATTCAGAATTAAAGGTAATAAGTATCTTTTTTGGGTGCAAGGGCATACAGGAATTAGGGGCAGCGAGaaaagtcacaggatacctcctaatatcgtgttggaccaccttttgcccaacatagtgcagcaactcgacatggcatggactcaataagtcactgaaagtcccctgcagaaatactgagccatcctgcctctatagccatccataactgtgaAAGCGTTAATAGTGCAGGATATTGGGCAcaaactgacttctcaattatgtccCGCAAAGTTCATTTTGATTCATGTCGGGCAGTATGGATGGCCAATTCATTTacacaaattgtccagaatgttctccaaaacaaatgcaaataattgtggcccagtgacgtgaCATTGTTGTTTGGATACTTGAAGTCtaggaatggctggaaatggtctccaagtagcagaacataaccatatccagtcaatgatcaggtcagttggaccagagcacccaatccactccatataaacacagcccacaccattatggagccaccatcagcttgcacagtgccttgttgacaacttcagtccatggcttcatgggagtCAGTGCAactcttgaaccctaccatcagctcttaccaactgaaatagggactcatctgaccaggccacagtttttcagtcatgTAGGGTGCAAGCAATATGGTTATGAGCTCAGGAGTTGTGCTGCAGGTGGTGATGTCCCATTAGCGAAGGCACTCTCATCggacatctgctgccatagcccattaacgccaaatttcaccgcactgcacTAATGGTGATGTTTGTTATATGCCCCACATTGATTCTGTGGTTATTCCACAAAGTATTGCTTGACTGTTAGTTCTGACAACTCTACTAAAACGCCACTGctgtcagtcattaagtgaaggccattcgGCAACAGtgctgtccgtggtgaaaggtaatgcctaaaatttgctattctcggcactctcttgacactgtggacctcagaatattgaattcactaacaatttctgaaatggaatgtcccatgcatctagctccaactactcttctgcattcagaatctgttaattactgccatgtggccataatcatggtggaaaccttttcacatgaatcacctgagaacaaatgacagctctgccaatacattatccttttacaccttgtgtacacgatacttctgccatctatatatgtgcctatcactatcccatgactttcatcacctccaTATTACAGTAGATGCAGAAGTTCTATCCCCATATATGCTGTACTAGcagaaaaaacataagtaataaacaAGATATGATCAGTGAAGCCCAGCATGGTACACATCCAAATTGCATCAGAGATGGAAGAAAGTGGTGCTCATCAGACTCAGAATACACACACGCACTCTCACACACTCTTGCAAACGCTACTCACACACACAtctacagtctcaggcaactgaaacctttagttgcctgagactgcagtcatgtgtgagagttgcatttgcatgagtgtgtgcatatgtgtgtctattgttgacaaaggccttaatggctgaaagctataattttgagagtcttttttgttgtgcctatctgcaactcagcatctctgctctatggtgactagcaactttccttctcataatattgttacattccatcctggatttccattCTTTGATCATGGCCATAACCCTTTGTCCTAGTTCTCTGTCTGCTACTCCTAATAATTTTTTCACCTGGGTCAGAAGACATGTCACTTGATTTGCACATGACAGCAGGCTCTCCAGAAAAGCTTGTCCACAGTACATTAGCCTGCCAGAGCCTGAATAGTTCAACAATACATGTCAAACATCAGCAGAGCTATGCTCAAGCATCTTAGCCCTGACCTGAGGGCTTCTGCATCTCAAAGCCTGGGATACAAAAGACCAATTTTCATACTGATCTTGTGCCAACAGTGCCTTCTCATCCCTAATCAACACCACAATTTAGCAGTCTGCCTGTCTTTGTGTCACCAATAATACATTTagaaacacatacaaaaactgTTCCAGTTTTCCAATGTCACGAGAAACAGAACTGATGAGTAATGAAAATTATGGCAGGGTAAAATTGCATGAGGTATGTTTATGGAAAATGGCTTTTCTGGGTaagagtagtagtagcagtagttgtAGTTTTTGTCTAAAAGATTTACAGCTGTGGTTTCTATTGAGACAAAATAAACAAAGATCTAAAAGTGTGAACTGTGTGTAGTTCAAATCTTCCAAACCAAGATAAAAGATCCAGTGTGCTTTTTTGTCAAATATGCTTATGGTTCATATTAATTTCTGtaataagtaatatttttttttttacaaaaagataTAATTTAAGAgaaaaattaagtaatttttattcacattttacaaggaaaaaagtaaataaataaaaaatgaaaaacccAATTTATTTACACATATCAAGATAACAGCTGTGCACAACAAAAGGAAATAATGCTAAAtgcaaataattataataaaatctAGTCAATAAATTGTCAAGTGGGTCTACTATCTACATTCAACATGTGTCAATCTTAGCAGGGAATTTCTTATTGCCTACGTCATCATTTAATGtcctttctttacatttttattacTTACATTATTAATCTTTTGTTTTGGTGTGATAAATTGCCTCTATGTTACTAAAATtctcaaaaattaaatttaatggaaACTGGATCAATTATACAGTTTGTGCTGCTATATGTATAAATGAGGTATATAATATCCAAATATGAAATGTTGAGAACAGTAGTAAACTTATTTGCAAAAAGCCACTGATATTAAATAACATCAATGTTCTTTGGTTTGTACGCTTATTGATGTTTTCACCAAAAGGAAGGCATTAGTATCAAGTGCtaaaacacacacattcaagatCACTCTCTGATCCAATAACACAACTTGTCTTGACAAAAATAAATTCAGAAACTAAAGAACATCTTTTGTATGTGTCTGTGTACCAACTAAGACTTCATAATTAACAAGCAgacatttgtttatttcttcataACTGTTACTTTTCGGCAAGTGTTTGTGAGAGTTGTTACTGTCATACAGTACACGTAACAAAGAAATACTGTGAGAATCACATACGTCACTTATGTAATGATGAATTATGATCTTGAATAAGAATGATTATCTGAGGATCCATTAAGAACATCTGTGTATCAATGACACGTCTACAAAACCATTTATCCATTTCTGTCAACCCATGTTGTTGCAACACTATGCCTTTGCTTTATTTTGTATTGGGAGAAATAATTTGAATTCTGCTGGCAGTTCATCCTCAGAATATAACCTGTCTGAGAAATAAACTCTCCTTATTCTACAATTTGCATGAATCTGTACTCGCAAAGTTTCAATATAATTTGTCCCATAAGCTCTGCGAGTAAAATCTGCCAAGTTAAACTGTATTTGGTTCCATCCATCGTCCAGCCGCATTGGCATTGTGCAAATAAAAGGCTTAACACGAGTAGTGGATTGGTAGTTACTTGCACGAAATCGTCTGCGAACATTTTTGTCATCCAGAATCTGTAAGAAAAAATTATTCTTCGTTAATACATTTTTCATTCAAAGACAGAAACGTTTTTAAAGATATCTGACATTATGTGATACGTAACTTAGAAATTCTAAGATGTTTAAAAGAATGAGGCTATTTCCTTGTCTTCATAATCCTTAAGCCCACAATTGAAAATTTGATATTTTATATGCCCCTGTTCATGAGAAACATTTGGTAACATAGCCACAGGAGAAGtagtagtttattttattattatgctaAGAATAATAGAGTGGGGATTTTCTGTGTATTGAAGGAAACACATATACAGGAAAAAACGCCGAATGATGGTGAGCAGTCCCCTTATCCTTAAACACAATATGTGGAAGAAAAAACATCAGAAATcatgtttttcttcttcttattattattatttaaattattattcttCAGCTGCCTTATGCTTTCAAG
This region includes:
- the LOC126470196 gene encoding cilia- and flagella-associated protein 20; the protein is MFKNTFQSGFLSILYSIGSKPLQIWDKKVRNGHIKRITDNDIQSLVLEIVGSNVSTTYITCPADPKKTLGIKLPFLVMIIKNLKKYFTFEVQILDDKNVRRRFRASNYQSTTRVKPFICTMPMRLDDGWNQIQFNLADFTRRAYGTNYIETLRVQIHANCRIRRVYFSDRLYSEDELPAEFKLFLPIQNKAKA